TCTTGTCATAATATTCCTGTTGGGCTACCTGTGCTCTCCTAGTATGCTCCTTCACAAATCTAAAGGCTTTAGACAGACGTTTATTCAGTGAATCTGTATAACCTTCTGGAGTAGAAGTAGGATGTGAGGTAGCTGCTGGCGTTGGGAAGTTGACGTTGGCTGGAGTCCTAGCCTCTCGTCCATGCATTATGAAGTAGGGTGATAACCCAGTGGTAGAATGCACACTAGAGTTATATGCCAATTGAAGTTGGTGTAAATGGCTATCCCAGTCTCCACCTTGGTCTGCAATGTACTTGGCTAGTTGATCTTTCAGGACTCTATTGGCTCTCTCCACAAGACCTGCACCCTGAGGGTGGTATGGGGAGGACCTTGTTTTCTCTATTCccagatttttacataattcttgCACAAGTTTGGATTCAAACTGCCTTCCTTGGTCTGTGTGCAGGCTTTCAGGCACTCCATGTTCTTGGATGTAATCTTCAAAAATGTGCCTTGCCACTGTCTGTGCTGTCTGGTCTTTCATAGCGTACACGTTCAAGTATTTGCTGAAGTGATCCACTACCACCAGCAGATATTGATATCCGTTCCTAGATCTTGGGAGTTGTGCTATATCAGCAAACACCTTCTCTAGAGGACGTGTAGTGGTAATGGTCATCAGCTTTGCTCTGTATTGTGGATTTGGAAGGCGAAAAGATTCACATGCCTTACAGGTGTTAACATAATCCACTATATCCTTATGCATATAAGGCCAGTAAAATGATGCATGAGCTCTCTGCAATGTACGTTGTGCAGCAAAATGTCCAGACGAAGGATGACCATGCAAATTATGTAGAACTCTCTGTAATAATGATTTTGGGATTACAGTTTGGTAAGTGTATATCTCTCTAGGCTTGTCATAGGTCTTCCTACATAAGATGCCTTGCTTAATCACAAGACGAGGGAGCTGCCAAAGTAGTCGTCGCATACAAGCAGATTGTTGGCGACGTTCTTTCCAAGTAGGGTGATACCCATCTTTGACATACTCCATAACCTTAGAGATGTCTTCATCTAACCGTTGGTGTTGAAGTAGGTCGAGGTCAGAAATCAAATCACCATGTGGTCTCTTCTCGATGTCAGGAAGATTGTTCGCCTGAGTTTCATCACATTTAACTGATGTAGGTTGAATGTATGTAGTTCGAGTACCAGTAGTAGATGACGGTAATGAAAGAGGCTGGTGAACCGTCTGAGTACCAGTAGTCTTGGATGTAGAGGGAGGATGAATATTTAGATCAACCTTCTCCTTGGATGTTTTCCTCACCGCATCGCACTCAACAGATTCCTGTTTCGTACCGTTTCTTTGACCATCTAAGCGTCTTGACATAGCATCTGCATTTTGATGAGAACGACCACGTCTATGTTGTATGTCAAATGAGTAGGCATTCATCTCAACAATCCAACGCGCTCTTCTTCCCGTTGCATCATCCTGAATGGGGGCTTTCCTATAACCCAAAAGAGGTTGGTGGTCTGTCACAATATCGAAGTGTTGACCTCGAAGATAGTGCCTAAAATGTCTAATAGCACATACCATCGCCCACAATTCACGGTCATACGTAGACCACTTCTGCTGGGCTCTTGTCAGCATCTGACTGAAGTAGGCTATGACTCTCTCCTTTCCTTGCTGTACTTGTGAGAGGACAGCCCCAACTGCATCAAGTGAAGCATCTGTAGATAGGGTGAAACCATGACTAAAATCAGGATATGCTAGAAGAGGGGGACTAGTCAAAGCAGTTTTTAAGTGACAGAAAGCAGCGTCACACTCTGCGGTCCAGATGAAGGGTGTGCCCTTGTGAGTAAGCCTAGTCATTGGAGCTGCAATCTGTGAAAATCCAGGTATAAAGCGTCTGTAGAAAGAGGCTAAACCCAAGAATGATCTAACATCAGTGGCAGTCTTTGGTTGTGGCCATCTAGTCACTTTCTCTGTATTACTAGGATCAGGGAGTACACCTTCTGAGCTGATTACATATCCAAGATATGTAACTTTCCTCTTGAAGAAGTGACATTTTGACGGTTTGAGTGTTAGTCCAGCATCACGAAAGCGATTAAACACTTCTTGTAGATTGTGTAGGTGATGATTAAAATCTCTTCCCACAACAATGCAGTCATCAAGATATACAAGACATGTAGACCAATGTAAGCGGTGAAGAACAATCTCCATTAAACGTTGAAATGTCATGGGAGCGTTCACTAACCCAAATGGCATCACGTTAAAATGGTAGAGTCCACTGCCCGTGGTAAATGCGGTCTTCTCTTTGTCAGCAGGGTGCATTTTGACTTGCCAGTATCCACTGGACAAATCAATTACACTGAAGAAGGAAGACGCAGATAACGCATCTATGGAGTCATCCTGTCGAGGGATAGGATGTGAATCCCTAATGGTAATGGCATTCAAAGCACGATAATCCACGCAAAATCTATAAGTATTATCCTTCTTGCGTACCATGACAATTGGACTAGCCCATGGGCTATGGCTTTCCTCAATGATATTGCGCTCGAGAAGATCATCAACTTGTCGTTGTATCTCTACTCTCATAGATGGCGATGTTCGATAGGCTCTTTGTCTGGTAGGCGTCTCTGTAGTTGTATGGATTCTGTGATGGAGGAAGTCTGTTTCTCCAACATCTTCTGGACCAGAGCTGAAAATATCACTGTAAGACTCAAGCAACTCTAAAGCTTGGCGTCGTTCACTCTCTGTCAAATCAGATTCAGCATCAATAAAGTTGGTGTGACTTTTAACTGTATCACTGACGTTATGAAGAGAGGAAGAAGCTGGAGGAGTTTTACAAGTCCCTGGTTGTATTGCACTAACAACATTGTACTCCTCTTCCTGGTCGCCTATCAAAGAATGAAATTGGCCTAAGTGTGTATCTGACTGTAACTCTATAGGAATCGAAGAAGGATTAACCAAGCGTACTAAGATTATCCCATTCTGAGCACTAGATAAAGATCTTGCTCCTGCTACTTCAAGCTTCTCATGAAGTGAGGGTTCAAATATCCCATCATAACCATGTGGAGTAAGATCAGCTTGCAATGATGTTAACTTCCCCTGTGCGTGTACCTCACTCAGAGGGGGTAGTGTCACTGTTCCTATCAAAGATACATTACAATGTAGGGGAGCTTGATGTTGACGATAATCAGCAAGGGGTATCTGAAGTCCAGGCATACTGAAGGAGGAAGTTGCTACAGATACCGTTGCCTCATGTCGAAGGAAAAAGTCCCAGCCGAGAATAAGGGGATGTGAAACATTCCGGGCAATGTAGAACTTGTGTTGAAGAGCCTTGTTACCCAGATGCAGGGTCATTCATATCGTTAATGAGTACTGACTTCTTTAATTCAATTCCTCCACCTCACAGAAGTCCTATTCAGAAAGGAGTAATTTCTGCTACTTCTGTTACAGAGAATTCACTGGACATAACAGGTTCTGTTTGCTCCTCCCTACACCAGATGTAGGGAGGAGCAAACAGAACCTGTTATGTCCAGTGAATTCTCTGTAACAGAAGTAGCAGAAATTACTCCTTTCTGAATAGGACTTCTGTGAGGTGGAGGAATTGAATTAAAGAAGTCAGTACTCATTAACGATATGAATGACCCTGTATCTAGGTAGGCTAGAATATATGTCTTGTCAACAAGGACAGGGATATAAGGAGATGGATGGTTGATTTTGGGGCCTGTTGTTGTAGTCTGAGCTGACGACTGACCCTCATCATCAGCTAATGAAAGTTTTCCGATTGCCGGGAGAAGTGGACTCGACGAGGACTCTCGTCATGACGATAGGAAGTACGTTGCCCTGGATGTGTCTGCTCATACTTGTACCTCGAGTCATCATATCTAGAACGCCTGCCACTCTGGTCTCGAGGGCGTGTCTCATCATACATATATCTCGAGTCATCATAGTCAGGATGCCTTCCATTCCGATTTTGAGGGTATGTTTCCTCGTATCGGTACCTCGATTCACCATATCTCGAAGTAGGACGCCTTCCTGGGCTCGGCGAGCGTCGGCCAAAATCCCTTCTTGAAGGACGATAAGAACTCCCAGGACTTGGAGAACGATGGGTATATGGGCTTGGAGAACGACGGGTATATGGGCTTGATGAACGATGGGGATATGGGCTTGAAGAACGATGGGGATATGGGCTTGAAGAACGACGTCCCCCAAAAGTAGATCTAGGCCTGTATCTATCTGGCATACCACCATCCCGACTATTCTTTAGTTCCTTGACCTGCAAATCTATCCTGTCTATCTTTTCCATTAATTTGTCCAATAAGGCATCATGGTCTACACTGGCGACTTGCGGTTTGAAAGGAGCTTCAGTCGATGGAGGATGCTGCATAGGGCTTTGGTGCAATGCTCTTTCCATCCTTACTGCAATCTGTAACGCCTCCTCTATTGTCTTTGCACCATGCTCTCGAACCTTCAACTGAAGAAATGGGTCAAGACCTGCAATGAAGCGTCTTAGATTCTCTCCATTTCTTGCTCTCTCTTCATAATCCGGAAACGCCTCTAATACAAGTTTCTGAACAATTGCAGCATAAACTTCTAAGGGCTCCTCAGTTGCTCTGGGTCTAGCTGCTGCATTTGTCCTAAAAATGTCTAGAAAACCTTTTCTGGAGAAGACTTGAGATAGTCTTGATTTTGCTGCATCATAGTTATTTTTCACATCTGTGGGCATACCATCCCACAATGAGAATGCTGCGCCACCTAAGCGGGTTGGGAGAAACACTTCTTTCTTCAGGCCAGAAGTCGACCCCGACGCATCTAAAGCGACTTCAAATCTCTTTACCCACTGTTGAAAATCAGCTTCATGTTCTCCTGTAAAAACTTCAGGGAGCTCCAGGCGAAACATCATGAAATAGTAACAGCGAGATTATAGGCATAAGTAAAAGTAAAAGTCTCACCAGAGTAGATGACAATTAGTGTGAAGACATAAATCCTATTCCTATCTCTGCAGAAAATACAATGTTCCAGAGTAGAGGGATCCAATAAGTTTTCACAATGATGGAGTAAATCTACTAATCACTGTAATGTATAAAGTATCCACTGAAGTATATGCACAGTCACGGAGTATCCAATGATGCACGAAGTAGAGTGATTCCACAAAGTATCCAAAGTGATGAAGGGAGACAGCTACTAAAACATCCAAAATAATCACGATGAAGggagaaaattataaatgaCCAGCAAGAAAACACTGTAGAACACTGTAGAACACCGCTGCTACCAGATGTAGGGTGGCTACTGGAGTTAGATTTAGGGTTCACTACACAGGTGTTAGTGCTATAAAAACACAGAGAAGTCTCTCTATTCAAGGCTAGGCTGGAACTGCCCAAGAGCACGTGGCTCACTTTATTTCTGTCTCCTCTCCAAAATCATAGACATCGAATTAACATAATCATTAACCAATCAGCAATCAGTGTGTAGGCCCTATACTGTATAGTCAATGTGTGTGTAACAGAACATACAGAGAATCAATGAATTGAAGCATGTACCGGTAATCCAGGTCAACTCCATGTCTTAACAAAGAAGTGAAATTCACAAAGACTGAGCAGATGAATTGAATTGCATCTAACATTCCAACTTGTTTATAAAGAAAGTTCTCTGACCTATAGAATACTGAACTGCATCTAAcctgtacatgaaaatataaagttcTCTGAACTATGGAAATAAGGCTCTACAATATCAACAAACTTTACTGTTTACAACAAGGACAATTCACTACACAAAAAGTCACAAATTCCACTTAAAAAACAGTTAGTCaacataaataatatttttatacatgCTACTAGcttcagcaattttttttttatacgccctagacgggacgtattatggtatcgcGCTCGGTGTCCGTACGTCCgtttaacttttccttgtaaacgcgataactttagtttgacttaacctaggctcatataatttggtgtgtatgatattgATACTAGCATTGATCCCAGggcaggaagcctattgattttgaggtccaaaggtcaaggtcacagtaacatattttcatcttacccttttgcagtccttgtaaacgctataacttcagtttaacttaacctaggctcatataatttggtgtgtatgtaaCTAGCATGTAtaccaggaagcctattgattttgaggacaaaaggtcaaggtcatagtgacatgttttcatcttacccttctgaagtcctcgtaaacgcgataactttagtttaacttaacctaggctcatataatttggtgtgtatgatactagcatggatcccagcaattctattgattttgaggtcagatggtcaaaggtgaagtcgccaccttccacttttcttgcttgaccgaTAACTCAATTTTccgcgtaacaggcgggggtattatgtgctcgccttagcgacactcttgttttgTGATGAAGTCAATTGCCTAAACATTCATGTGAAGGACATGTGTGATAAACTGGAAGTTTGTTTAATccaatctcattttcattggtctttcttttgccattttgtgactttggattttGAAACCAATTGATGTGAGGGGCTTTTGCCTCTCTGATTgaaccaatctcttaattattgacatgtgTTTAGAAAAGATTATTGACTGAAGCTAGcttgtgtaaaaatattgttccatccaataaaaaaaaggtatctTGCAACACCCATTTGTAGAGTGCTGTGAATGACCATTTCCTTGTTTGTTATCATTCCTCAGGAAGATGAAGAGAAAGATCCCGATGACTTGATGGAACATGAACGACCAGCACCAAAAATCGACTTCTCCAAGATGGATGCCAAAAATCCTGAGAGCATTCTTCAGATGAGCAAGAAGGGCAAGACCTTGATGATGTTTGTGACCGTTTCCGGTGACCCTACTCAGGAGGAAGCAGAAACTATCACCCAACGATGGCAGGATCAACTTTTTAATGCAAATTTTCAACTCCAGAGGTATGGTTCATATTTATTTCCAACATTTCAAAGAGGTACTGCTAAGTTGGTAACCTTATTTTGAACAGGTAGTTTGTGCCTTTTCAGTAGGAATGATCAAATTGTCCCCTGTAGCTATACTTAGCTTAAATGTTCTCAAATATTAATCTTTGTCTTTTTTAAATCTGCTTTTGCTGTGTGATTAGTAGTGTTGgttcatgtatttatttctaTTGAATGCCTTCaggattcaattcaattattttgagtgataaaaaaaggaaaaagtaaGGGTTGGTCACATCACCTATGGAAATATCCATAAGCTTTTAGTCTTATACACAAACAAGAGTTTTGTAGATACAAATTTCTGGCCTGCTCCCTGTAAATAAGATCGCTTGcttgatctgaaaaaaaaaaaaaaaagtcttggaaaaaaattacatgaggGCTCAGGGTGATTTTgcccctgaaatgctcaaaagagacCTGGAAAAGTAAAAAGGAGCCCCCGAGATTCCCCATTTGCTGCAAAAAATCTGTTGTGAAAAGTAGGcctagaaaagaaaagatacatTAACAGTATTGATGAGGATATACATCAGTCTGCTTAACCTAGCTTCAAGATCAAATATGGGTTTACATGTTGCAAATCTTATTGATATGGGTTTACATGTTACAAATCTTATTGTTGATCAATATCTCAGCACTTGGTGACATCAGCCCCAAAATTAGCTTTGTTTCAGGTCGTTGTGGATGGGATGCAATCCCCATGACTGATTCAATTGAACTTGAAATGAAGTAACCAATTTTATCCCCTTCCTTTTGATTTTTAGCTGTTGAGTACTGTGTTCTATAAAACATGTCAATATATAGATTTATGAAAAGTTCATTGAAAACTTAAGTGCAATCATATTATCATGGTAGACTGCAGGTAAGATTGAGTAGCAGTTTGAAATTACAATTCCAATTACTTTCTAGAAAAGTAATATCTGAACCCAATTTTTATTCTGCACAAGTTACCACCTCTTTCAACATAATTTTAGGTTACAGCTAAaaccggggtaatgataataataacatcgcgcctcggaatagaatatttatagatagatggcgctatataaatgcctattattattattattattacagtgaaaatgaaaagatgaaGGGTTAGGTTAAAGAGTACAGATTCTGCCTGTTACTCTCTATGAGGCTGAAGCAGTTGACATGAAAAAGGTCGtgaaattaaatcataaattaaGTTAGTATATTGTTATAAGTAATTGAATATAAAAGTAATTGACAGTGATTGAagtcaattttaattttttttcaagtacaattacaattaatttcccgttcaaaacttcaattttaattaccaaaaaaaaattaattaattatgtaattgatcaattaccttgtaattgagcccaaccctgatGCACTTATTAAAATCGAATGAAGctgttgtatttttatttatttatttatttttatttcttgacaattcattcCTGGCATGCAGGTATATGGTAGACAGCAACAGGGCTATCTTTCTCCTTAAGGATGGCGCCCTCGCTTGGGAGATGAAAAACTTCCTCATCGACCAGGATCGTTGCTATGAGGTAACTATCGACAACAAGAGCTACTATGGCAAGGGCTCTGGAAGGATGGATGAAAACACTCCTGCTGGTGCGAAGAAAGATTCCAAGAGTAagacaaagaaaggaaagggaaagaagaaggaaaaaattaAGGTTGAAAATAATAAGACAGAATTGTAAGtatttgtattcattcaaatgaatAAAGATACTTTCATGTACTTTGGTCTTGTTTATGTTATATGTGTAAGTACTGGAGCACAAGTGTATTGTGTAAGCTGTCTTTATCGTGAACGTTGGTTTAATGATGGTATGTTTGTATGCGTTCGTTGCTCTGAGCAATAACTTTATTGATATGGTGTATAGatttcataatatatattttcatacaaTGTTTTTTCTATTCACAAATTGCTCCTTCCATTTATGCACCCTTTTGTCTCATGTTGTTGTTGGCTTTATGGATTCCCTAACATGACATTGATATATATTCTTATGATCATTGTTTACAGATGCACATGTagtatatattattattctaaGTGTTAGATAattaatgttgattttttttattgcctaCACTAATGACATAGTTCAaccaaattttaaaaacaagtgTTGAGCTATTTCCAGTAGATGAATTCAATGCTTTTAAGTCTCATTTGATTTTGATAGATTTATTCATGTGCATTTTGGACGGTTTAATGCCTCCATGATTCACATTCTCAAATCATATGTGTTTCCAAAGAGTGACTAAAAAGTGTATTCTTAACCCTACAACCATCAGGGGTGGGTGATGAATCAATTAAACATAATTGTTTGGAATGttacaaagaatatttaaatCTATACACAAAATaacattctaggagctttattcactgaattatagcaaaaagtatgatttatgcataaaattgcataattattcaatattatGGCATTAAATCTTGTTATTTAGGAAAAGTTATCAATACAGtcttgtagattacatcacaCTGCCATTATTTTTGGTTGCTTGTGTACCATGTGTTTTTAAAATCTACCAAGATCCCCCCGCACGTGACATAGAACAGCCAAACACACCTGGGTCCCGTAGCACAAAGGTTACCCATTAATCATACgctgattttcacgattgattgtacattgtagttgatggaatcaatcgtagaaaaatgttctacgatcattgctaagctttgtgttacgggccccagtttGGTTCATAGGGTCAAGTCACTGAAAGTCGCTAATACACCACACTTAACTGGGAAttaaagtgccattttaaataaaaatttgaaatatttttcaaacacctcaccttttttttctaaagtggTTCTGATGCTCTTGTAAAAATGTCAAAGATTTTCCTTGTTCAACTACAGACCTTTAAACATGTAGTGAGTATgattctttcaatatttttacttaCAAAGTCTACCACTaaaatgataatagtgatgttGACAATATATAAGTCTTTCAAACTTCTGAAGTAAGAAGTTCTGATTATATTTATAATCAACATTGTTCTCGGAATTCGGCTCATCTTGTGCtaaatacaaagaataaataatAGTTGGCTTCGCCTCTTACAGTGCTGAAATCATTTGCATGTATGTGGGTACATTGAGGACAATATTGTGATTGTAATGATTCAATTGTCATATTAATGTGAGTGTGTGTTAAGAACTCAAGAGGCTTTTATTGTCCATCTGTATGAAATGTCATGTTGATCTTAAAAACTGTTGCAACTACATTTTCTAAATGAATGTCTGTGATGACCATTACCCTAACATCACTGCTCGATGCAAACACAAAATGTCTAGGTAAACTTAACATCTAGAGTAGtctcaatttttgacaaaattccACTGAAATTTTATTCCAAAGTTTTGGAGCAGGAAAAGTGCCTTTCGCAATATAGATTTTGAATTAATGTAGCTTTGCCAGTGTGGATGGATAgtattataataatttcattaattcactgttgtgattttattttattgatggATGTTTAAAGATGTTGTCAAACAGTATTTGTGCCATGAGTTAGCTATTTTGAATGTTCATTATCTGTCATTTGGTGgataattttacattttctgtTATATTCGCAAGAAGTTCAtgtgcattttttattattaaacctGAAAAGGCAGAggagatcccccccccccaagatttGACTGTTGAATaaacaatgatgatgaaaacTGGCACTCACATTGCCTTTGAAGTTTAACAATTAACAGTGTTTTCAAGTTTAACAACTTATAAATGTTTTATACATAATCGTTATTTGGCTTAATTCAATCACTATATATTTACTCTGGGTCTTCCCACAAGGCAGCGAGTCCTCAAGGCCGATCATTCTCATgattaattgtttatatcaCAACTCAAATTTCAGTTTACAttgaaaaaatgtcaagggggCTTTATACATGCCTCCCCCCTTTAGGGTTTAAAATGTTGCATTATTGAAGTACTGAAGCATGTTATGCTCTTTGTTtgtttacaattgattgattaTTGTAATTTAATGTATCTTCTTTTTAATGAACATGTAAATTGCAGCAAAAAATCCACTCTTGGTTTAATCGAGCAAGATTTCATTTTTGCTATCTTAATCAACTCCTGAGCAGGTAAacagtaatatacatgtacatgtgtacatatttttttaaatgttatttaaactggattttaaatcattttatgaATGCATGGTAATTTATGATTTGTTAGTAATATGTATTTgtaatttgcatttttacagAATGGCATTGTCCTTCAGTAATTACTTGACAAGAAAATTTAGCCTACATATATGTTCCACACTTGTGTTTTATTACATCtctgtttaaaactttaaaatgtagaTTTGTAATATGTGCTAGTGATTACAGGTAGATAAAAATGCCCCAAACCTTTCACACTGttagtttttatatattttttaaatgtttttatactGAGAAGTTTGCGTAATCAGATGAATATTGAAAAGAGATTATTGCCACATTTTTCAACCCATACTATACCAGAGTTTTAGACCATGGTTTATGAagcatgcatgtttgttctGTTTTTTGTCAGGTCTTgacgaaattgattttaattgggggatatttgatttcattttgttgTTCAAACTTAAATGATATATTTGTTGGACTGGCATTTTACACAAAATTCAGTTCAAAATATTGGTCATGACTCATATGAGTATTAAGTTATTATTCATCCATGGTTTCTTATTAGAGGAATGGTATTACACTAACACTACTTAAAATTGTATACTGCCATCTTCAATTCTGCTAGCAATACTGTGATGCATTGATTTTTGCCATCATGCATCAGTGTCTGTATGGCATACATATATAACACTAATAACAAGAGGTGACAGTCTGTGGTATATGCAATTGAGCTTGAAAACTAGGTGGGAGGATCTAAGGAGATTTATCAGAATGGGGTTAAATGATATGATTgctcagggaataattttgctggacaaatttgaatagcatttttggtcataagagaaaagctctcaactattataatgtacagtcctatgtaaaaatatgctattcaaaagactttatgcatagcagtctttcaaaaatgtggagcgaattgcgatgcgatacgaggaaaattattccctgttgCTCATTTGTAAGAGTTGCTTATTTgtcattgaatttttttaatatggtaatgttttcatgaaattcatGGATCAAAGCATACATGTGTAATGCTTATATCATCATCTTgcatcaaattttcttttggaaCTGTCAGTTTTTGTATACCGTTCAgatattgttcttttttttctacataCATTCTGTTACATGTAacttattattttgtgcaatagAAGCCATAATTTACATGCACTTATTTAAAAACTTTATGCAATTTTTTCTTGATCCTGAAAGACTGATTAATTCTTTGAATTCAAGAGATCATGTACCATTGTACAATATCATGCCTTTAGATGTTGTATAATAATGTCTCCAATCTTAAAACcttttcttttactttattGCTTTTCTATCCAGTGggatttttttcaagattttatcATATGATGCTAATTGTTCTGAATTCATTAACTCTTTCATGATTGTCATAATAAAGTATTTATTGTTAACGAATTATAAGATGGATTCATGTTCTCTTGGTGTCTTGTTACAAAAAGGAATAAACTTTCTTTCGATTTACATGCACATAAACAGTGTTTCTAGTATCTGCTTTTGTGTAGCTTGTgatgtaagttttcaaaatgtGAAGGTTTTGTTGTTCAGAAGTGGAAACTTGCTTACCTTTTCATTTGTGTCATCACatatgatgaaatgaaatattgattttatgaaccaaattttgatttgacAAAGGGTAAATTATTAATAGATTGACTAAGTGAGAGTAAGTTAGTTGGGCTGTAGAGTAATTAGTCCAAATTGAGAGTAGATCAAGTGGTTGTTAGGCAGAGATggaaatggcagaggtgaataTGGCAAATCTTAAGGAACTGACGGAGGCAAAAATGACAGGTTAAATTGGCATG
This genomic interval from Lytechinus pictus isolate F3 Inbred chromosome 3, Lp3.0, whole genome shotgun sequence contains the following:
- the LOC135153533 gene encoding LRP chaperone MESD-like, giving the protein MTISLFVIIPQEDEEKDPDDLMEHERPAPKIDFSKMDAKNPESILQMSKKGKTLMMFVTVSGDPTQEEAETITQRWQDQLFNANFQLQRYMVDSNRAIFLLKDGALAWEMKNFLIDQDRCYEVTIDNKSYYGKGSGRMDENTPAGAKKDSKSKTKKGKGKKKEKIKVENNKTELMALSFSNYLTRKFSLHICSTLVFYYISV